Proteins encoded by one window of Arabidopsis thaliana chromosome 2, partial sequence:
- the HIS1-3 gene encoding histone H1-3 (histone H1-3 (HIS1-3); FUNCTIONS IN: DNA binding, nucleosomal DNA binding; INVOLVED IN: response to water deprivation, nucleosome assembly, response to abscisic acid stimulus; LOCATED IN: nucleus, nucleosome; EXPRESSED IN: 14 plant structures; EXPRESSED DURING: 7 growth stages; CONTAINS InterPro DOMAIN/s: Winged helix-turn-helix transcription repressor DNA-binding (InterPro:IPR011991), Histone H1/H5 (InterPro:IPR005818); BEST Arabidopsis thaliana protein match is: winged-helix DNA-binding transcription factor family protein (TAIR:AT2G30620.1); Has 1479 Blast hits to 1252 proteins in 183 species: Archae - 0; Bacteria - 2; Metazoa - 726; Fungi - 41; Plants - 482; Viruses - 0; Other Eukaryotes - 228 (source: NCBI BLink).), whose translation MIKEALMVLKEKNGSSPYAIAKKIEEKHKSLLPESFRKTLSLQLKNSVAKGKLVKIRASYKLSDTTKMITRQQDKKNKKNMKQEDKEITKRTRSSSTRPKKTVSVNKQEKKRKVKKARQPKSIKSSVGKKKAMKASAA comes from the coding sequence atgataaaaGAGGCTTTGATGGTCCTGAAAGAGAAGAACGGATCAAGCCCTTATGCTATAGCTAAGAAGATAGAGGAGAAACACAAGTCTTTACTTCCAGAGAGTTTCCGTAAAACACTTTCTCTACAGCTTAAAAACTCTGTTGCTAAAGGTAAGCTCGTGAAGATCAGAGCCTCTTACAAGCTCTCAGATACCACCAAGATGATAACGAGGCAGCAGGacaagaagaataagaagaatatgaagcaagaagataaagagatcACAAAGAGGACTAGGTCTTCTTCGACAAGGCCTAAGAAGACTGTGTCTGtgaacaaacaagaaaagaagaggaaagtgaAGAAGGCGAGACAGCCTAAGTCTATCAAATCTTCAGTTGGTAAGAAGAAGGCCATGAAAGCTTCCGCTGCTTGA
- the HIS1-3 gene encoding histone H1-3 (histone H1-3 (HIS1-3); FUNCTIONS IN: DNA binding, nucleosomal DNA binding; INVOLVED IN: response to water deprivation, nucleosome assembly, response to abscisic acid stimulus; LOCATED IN: nucleus, nucleosome; EXPRESSED IN: 14 plant structures; EXPRESSED DURING: 7 growth stages; CONTAINS InterPro DOMAIN/s: Winged helix-turn-helix transcription repressor DNA-binding (InterPro:IPR011991), Histone H5 (InterPro:IPR005819), Histone H1/H5 (InterPro:IPR005818); BEST Arabidopsis thaliana protein match is: winged-helix DNA-binding transcription factor family protein (TAIR:AT2G30620.1); Has 2047 Blast hits to 1827 proteins in 244 species: Archae - 1; Bacteria - 8; Metazoa - 1135; Fungi - 76; Plants - 531; Viruses - 0; Other Eukaryotes - 296 (source: NCBI BLink).), with amino-acid sequence MAEDKILKKTPAAKKPRKPKTTTHPPYFQMIKEALMVLKEKNGSSPYAIAKKIEEKHKSLLPESFRKTLSLQLKNSVAKGKLVKIRASYKLSDTTKMITRQQDKKNKKNMKQEDKEITKRTRSSSTRPKKTVSVNKQEKKRKVKKARQPKSIKSSVGKKKAMKASAA; translated from the exons ATGGCAGAAGACAAGATCTTAAAGAAGACTCCGGCGGCGAAGAAGCCGCGAAAACCGAAAACCACCACTCATCCTCCATACTTTCAG atgataaaaGAGGCTTTGATGGTCCTGAAAGAGAAGAACGGATCAAGCCCTTATGCTATAGCTAAGAAGATAGAGGAGAAACACAAGTCTTTACTTCCAGAGAGTTTCCGTAAAACACTTTCTCTACAGCTTAAAAACTCTGTTGCTAAAGGTAAGCTCGTGAAGATCAGAGCCTCTTACAAGCTCTCAGATACCACCAAGATGATAACGAGGCAGCAGGacaagaagaataagaagaatatgaagcaagaagataaagagatcACAAAGAGGACTAGGTCTTCTTCGACAAGGCCTAAGAAGACTGTGTCTGtgaacaaacaagaaaagaagaggaaagtgaAGAAGGCGAGACAGCCTAAGTCTATCAAATCTTCAGTTGGTAAGAAGAAGGCCATGAAAGCTTCCGCTGCTTGA